ACTTCAAGCATTGGATTCGATCTTAAGCTGCGGCGCTTCAAGGATCGTAGTGCCAAGCAATCTCCCTACGTTAGAAGCAATGCCGCAGGACCTGGCGGGTATAGAGATTATTGAGAGTATACGTAAAACTTTGAACCTGCGTGAGCCGAGCACAAAAGAAAAAGGCATGCTTGCTTTTAAGAAAGGAAAAACCCCGGTCCTGGAGCTTAGTGAACCGGTATTTATACAACTTATATACAACCTGAAAAAAGCCGGTGAACCTGCGGCGGATAAAACGGCATTATTTCCTGCAACGGTTAAATTACTTGAAGCTGAAACATTTATTGATCCAGCCCAGCAGAAGGCATGGAATGAGTTTATGGCTGAAGCCGGCCGCTTTGTTGAGCAGGTTAATGCTGCAAGCGATGCAGAAAAAGCTGAACTGTGCAGCCAGGCTTTTGAGTACATACACGGGGCTCTGGTGCCTCTTGGCTGGGAAGTCCTTAGACAGAAATATCCTAAACTCAAAGCCATGGAGTTTGAGAATGAACAGACAAAACAGGCATTTATGTTAGCGGCGTTACAAGTGCTTCTCCAGGACCCGGAGCATAAGTTTAATTTTGAGGGTGAAGGAAGCGACCTGTACGCCAGCCCGGAGAGCCGTAAGAGCCTGCATCAGGAGCTTATGCAAGGTATTCTTTATGATTCACAAACTGCGGAAGCTATAATGAACAGCCTCCTGGTCTATGGCAGCTTAGTGCCCGACTTGTTAAACGATATAAAAACTATGACGGCTCCTGCAGCACAGGGAGCTTTAAAAGGCGTTCTGGCGATTGCCAGCGCAGCTTAGCATTACTTCGTTAAGTCGAACGTTCCACGACAGTCTTTTTTCTTCGGTGTCTTTGCGAGGAGCGAAGCGACGTGGCAATCTCCAAAACGCCGAGATTGCTTCGTCTCCGGCTCGCAATGACAAACCTCACTTAACGAAGTAGTGTTAGGGTCTGCTGAAAAACTAATCCCGCAAAGCGGGATTACACAGATTACAAACTACGATTACACAGATACCTCCCGGTAAACCTCAAAAAACCACTATTCTTTTCTGAATTTTCCGGTGCAATTTTTATAATATGCTTCGCCAATGTAAACTAAAATTTACAACGTTTTCATAAAATGATATAAACTCTAGATAATAATAAAAGCAATGGCAGCACAAAAACAGCTTATCAGGTTAGAAGATCAAAAGAATGTGGGGCAAAGCATGAAAGAAAAAGTTGTAGTTGCATTAGACTTGGGTACAACGGGGAACAGGGCTATAGCATTTTCAAAAACGGGCGCAATAGCTGCAAAGTCTTATTATGAGTTCCCTCAAATATTTCCAAACCCGGGATGGGTCGAACATAACCCTATGGACATACTTGATACCTGTATAAAAACATTAAAAGATGTCATTAATACCGCAGGTGCGGCAAATATAGATTCTATCGGCATTACGAACCAGAGAGAAACAACTATTATCTGGGATAAAAACACAGGCAGGCCTGTCTATAACGCTATAGTATGGCAGTGCAGAAGGACTGAAGGTATCTGCAGCAGCTTAAAAGAACATAAGAAAGTTATAAAGCATAAAACCGGTTTGTTCCTTGACCCGTATTTCTCGGCGACAAAGATTAAATGGATATTTGACAATGTCGGGGGCGTAAAAGAAAAGGCACTGAAAGGAGAGCTGTTGTTCGGCACCCCGGAAACCTGGATATTGTGGAATTTGACCGGAAAGAAAGTTCATGCAACAGAGCCGAGCAATGCCTCAAGAACGCTTTTATTCAACATAAAAACCCTTGAGTTTGACGATGAACTGCTAAAGATATTTAATGTGCCAAAAAATATCCTGCCTGAGGTTAAAGACTCAGATTCGCTTTTTGGATTTACCGATACCAAAATAACCGGAGCAGAAATTCCCATACACGGCATATTGGGAGACCAGCAGGCATCTTTGTTCGCTCATTGCGGCTGGGAAGACGGCTTGATCAAAGCTACTTACGGGACAGGGATATTTATTCTTACCGGCACTAAAGAAAAGCTTGTTAAAAGCGGTTCCTTGATAACGACCGTTGCCTGGAAGACCGGAAAAACTGCCAGTTATGCCCTTGAAGGAAGCGTGTTCATGGGAGGGGCGTCTATTCAGTGGTTAAGGGATAATTTAAAGATAATAAGTTCTGCTTCCGAGACCGAAGAGACAGCAGGGTCTTTGAACGATAACGAAGGGGTTTATTTTGTCCCGGCTTTTCAAGGTCTTGGGGCTCCCTACTGGGACCCGGATGCCAGAGGGCTCCTTATCGGGCTTACTCGTAAATCAAGCAGGGCAAATATAGTAAGGGCTGTTGTAGAATCTCTTGCATATCAGGCTAAAGACGTAATGGAAACAATGAAAAAAGATCTCAAAGATGATTTTAAGGTTTTGAGGGTTGATGGGGGCGCATGTGCTAACAATTTTCTTATGCAGTTTCAGGCGGACATACTTTCTTTGCCTGTTGAACGGCCGAAAGCTTTAGAGCTCACGGCGCTTGGTGCCGCAGGTATCAGTGCCATAGGCTCAGGTTTCTGGGACAGAAAAGACTTGGTAAATATAAGGAATACTGAAAGAAAATTCATACCTGTAATGGATAAAAAGAAAGCGGAAATTTATTATCAAAAGTGGAAAGATGCAGTAGAAAGAAGCAAGAAATGGAATTAATTAAAGTCAGTGAATAGTAAATAGTGAATGCTGAATAGTTCGAGGAATTTAATACATGCGACATGATCCCGTCGTAGGGGATAGAAAGAAATGATCCTGATAATAAATCTACCAATAAGATATGGTATAATTATATAGTGACAAGAGGTATTTAAATATGGCAAAAGAAGCAAAAGCGCGACTTAAAATAAATAAACTTCTTGAAGATGCTGGTTGGAGATTTTTTGATTCTCATGAAGGCAAAGCCACTATAATTCTTGAAAACAATATCAAAATAACAGAATCTATCCTCAATGATATGGGGGAAGATTTTGATAAAGTAAAAAATGGTTATATTGATTTTCTTCTGTTGGACGAAAAGGGTTTTCCGTTTATTATTTTAGAAGCAAAAGCAGAAGATAAGAATCCTCTTTTTGGCAAAGAACAGGCCTGCAAATATGCGCTTTCACAAAACTGCCGATTTGTTATTTTATCTAATGGAAATATTCATTATTTTTGGGATATAGAACGAGGCAATCCAAATGTCTTAAGCAGGCTCCCTTCACCTGAAACAGTAGAAGGATCTAAGAACGAGCTGCTGGATGAAGAGTTTGATAAATTTGACAGCCGTTACCTGCCAAAAGAAGAGTACTTTGATTACGCAAAAACCATGTTTAAAGCCTACATTGTTGACACCGAATTCAGGGAGATTATTGAGAATGGTAATTTTGCTTACTTAAATGTTACACCATTCGGCGAATCTTTCAAAAAACTTTCACCCGAACTACGAAAAGCTATACTGGAATATGTAAAAGACTTTGTTTCACTTAACAGGTTTATCGCATGAATAAGGAAGGTGCAAAAAATGAGCCAAATTAAAGTATTAGATACCGTTGTTTCTTTCTATTCAAAAGAACGGGATGATTATATTTGCCTTACAGATATCGCGCGCTATAAGGATTCAGAACGAACCGACTACATAATTCAAAATTGGCTTAGAAACCGCAATACAATAGAGTTTCTTGGTATATGGGAACAGCTTAATAACCCATTTTTTAAACCCACCGAATTCGAGGGGTTTAGAAAACAGGCTGGAATTAATAGTTTTGTTCTTACCGCAAAACAGTGGATAGAAAAAACAGGCGCACGCGGCCTTATTTCAAAATCCGGAAGATATGGCGGTACTTATGCCCATAAAGATATAGCTTTTGAATTTGCTTCATGGGTTTCAGTAGAGTTCAAGCTTTATCTTATTAAAGAATTCCAGCGGTTAAAGGATGAAGAAATATCCGCAAAAAATCTGGGATGGAACCTTCAGCGGACTCTTGCCAAAATTAACTATACCATTCATACAGATGCAATCAAAGAGAATCTTATGCCAAAAGAATTAAGCAAACAACAAATAACCATAGTTTACGCATCAGAAGCAGACCTGCTAAATGTTGCTCTTTTCGGCAAAACCGCAGCTGTGTGGCGCGCAGAAAACCCAAGTAAAGACGGCAATATACGCGATTATGCAACAATGGAACAATTAGTGGTGCTCAGCAACCTTGAAAGCATAAACTCAGTTCTTATACGCCAGGGTATGGATTCATCGCAGAGAATACTAAAATTAAATGAAGTAGCTATTGCCCAAATGCGCTCGCTCCTGTCGCATAACTCAATTAAAAGGTTGAAATAATGCTTGATACCGAAACAAAGCGAAGAATAGACACTGCCGCGATATACTGGTAGGCAAAGTGCCGGACCCAAAAAGTCAGGTGGAACAGATAACAATTGCCCTTGTTTACAAGTTCATGGATGACATCATTAAGGGAAATGTACTCTATTGTTCAAAATAGTTGATCCTGCCTGATAAATCCGATAACAATTAGAACAAAAAGGATTGAATTATTAATGGAAAAACGAAAGTACTATGTTAAAAGGTTTTCATATTGTAGATTTGGTAATAGGCGTAAAAAAGATAAATAATAAAAGACGGAGGTAGGAAGACAGTTTAGGAAAAATAAATAGCGTTTAATAACACTATGTTAAAACGGGAGGAACATGTCTACAGCAAAAGCACGGCACATTTTGGTTTTAAACGAAGAAGAATGCAAGAACCTCAAAGCTCAAATAATGAAAGGGAGCGATTTTGCGGCAATTGCAAAGAAACATTCAAAATGCCCTTCAGGTAAACAGGGCGGGTATCTGGGCGAATTTTGCCAAGGCGAGATGGTAAAGGCATTCGATGAAGTCGTTTTTAAAGAAGAAATCGGCAAGATTCACGGCCCCGTAAAAACCCAGTTCGGTTACCACCTTATTGAAATAATGGAAAGGGAGGACTAATTGTTAAGAAAATGCAAAATGAAAAACTTAAAATTAAGGTGTCCCGCTTTGCGGGACTATTTTATAATTAATCCCGCCTTGGCGGGATACCATAATTTGCAATTTTCAATTTGCATTAAATTCAGGCAGCGGTATTGAAGAAACCTCCGGCTCCTGCCGGAGAGGCTCCGCCGCAGAATGAGCATAAAACCATGAACGAACTTTTCAGGTCGTTACGCCATAAAAACTATAGGCTTTTTTTTATTGGACAGGTGATATCAACTATCGGTATTTGGCTCCAGATGACAGCAGGGCCGTGGCTTGTTTACAGGCTTACGAACTCTGCTTTTCTTTTAGGGGTAGTGGGGTTTTTGGCCCAGGTCTTTGTACTTGTCCTTTCACCTTTAGCAGGCACGGTCGCAGACCACTACGACAGAAAAAAACTCCTTATGTTGACCCAGTCGCTTGCGATGCTGCAGGCTTTTGTCATGGGGATTCTGGTTCTGACCGGGCATATACAGCTCTGGCATATATTTGTACTTGTTGCTTTCATGGGGATAGTAAGCGCGTTCGATATGCCGGTAAGGCAGGCGTTCGTAGTTCAACTGGTAGGCAAAGAGGACCTTATGAATGCTATAGGTTTAAACTCCTTCATTTTTAACAGTGCACGCATAATAGGGCCTGCTTTGGCAGGTATATTGATAGCTTCTGCCGGAGAAGGGATATGTTTTATCTTGAATGGGGTAAGCTACATTGCAGTTTTTATTGCAGTAGTATTGATAAAACCCATACCCGATCTAAGTTCCAACAATGATCAAGGGATCCTAAGCAAGTTTGTTTCGGGTTACAAATACATCCGGCGCTCAAAAAACATATATGCTCTTTTGTTCCTTCTTGCCATTACAGGCATGACCGGCATTTTTCCTATGGCTCTTATGCCTATAATAGTAAAGGATATTTATAAAATGAATGCATCGGGGCTCGGTATTTTTATGTCGGCTATGGGGATAGGTGCGCTTTCAGGCACTATGATAGTCGCAGCAAGAAAATCCATAGAGAAACTCGAAAGGACTATTTATTTTTCTGCTTTATATTTTTCGTTTTTTGTCATCGCCTTCGGCCTGATAGAATTAAAAGCGGTAGCCTTACTTCTTTTGGTAGCGATAGGTTTTTTCCTGGTTCTACAGATGTCATTCACAAATACATTTATTCAGCTTACCGTAACGGATGAAATGCGCGGCAGGGTCATGGGTTTTTTTATAATGGCATTTATGGGGTTTGCTCCGATAGGAAGTTTAATGGCCGGTTCTCTGGCTCACAGGTTCGGAGTTCAGGTTTCCCTGGTTGTTGGAGGCACTATAAGCATTGTTGCTGCCCTGTTGCTGAAAGACA
This genomic stretch from Candidatus Liberimonas magnetica harbors:
- a CDS encoding MFS transporter; protein product: MKKPPAPAGEAPPQNEHKTMNELFRSLRHKNYRLFFIGQVISTIGIWLQMTAGPWLVYRLTNSAFLLGVVGFLAQVFVLVLSPLAGTVADHYDRKKLLMLTQSLAMLQAFVMGILVLTGHIQLWHIFVLVAFMGIVSAFDMPVRQAFVVQLVGKEDLMNAIGLNSFIFNSARIIGPALAGILIASAGEGICFILNGVSYIAVFIAVVLIKPIPDLSSNNDQGILSKFVSGYKYIRRSKNIYALLFLLAITGMTGIFPMALMPIIVKDIYKMNASGLGIFMSAMGIGALSGTMIVAARKSIEKLERTIYFSALYFSFFVIAFGLIELKAVALLLLVAIGFFLVLQMSFTNTFIQLTVTDEMRGRVMGFFIMAFMGFAPIGSLMAGSLAHRFGVQVSLVVGGTISIVAALLLKDRILKEQ
- a CDS encoding peptidylprolyl isomerase, with the protein product MSTAKARHILVLNEEECKNLKAQIMKGSDFAAIAKKHSKCPSGKQGGYLGEFCQGEMVKAFDEVVFKEEIGKIHGPVKTQFGYHLIEIMERED
- the glpK gene encoding glycerol kinase GlpK; the protein is MKEKVVVALDLGTTGNRAIAFSKTGAIAAKSYYEFPQIFPNPGWVEHNPMDILDTCIKTLKDVINTAGAANIDSIGITNQRETTIIWDKNTGRPVYNAIVWQCRRTEGICSSLKEHKKVIKHKTGLFLDPYFSATKIKWIFDNVGGVKEKALKGELLFGTPETWILWNLTGKKVHATEPSNASRTLLFNIKTLEFDDELLKIFNVPKNILPEVKDSDSLFGFTDTKITGAEIPIHGILGDQQASLFAHCGWEDGLIKATYGTGIFILTGTKEKLVKSGSLITTVAWKTGKTASYALEGSVFMGGASIQWLRDNLKIISSASETEETAGSLNDNEGVYFVPAFQGLGAPYWDPDARGLLIGLTRKSSRANIVRAVVESLAYQAKDVMETMKKDLKDDFKVLRVDGGACANNFLMQFQADILSLPVERPKALELTALGAAGISAIGSGFWDRKDLVNIRNTERKFIPVMDKKKAEIYYQKWKDAVERSKKWN
- a CDS encoding KilA-N domain-containing protein, with the translated sequence MSQIKVLDTVVSFYSKERDDYICLTDIARYKDSERTDYIIQNWLRNRNTIEFLGIWEQLNNPFFKPTEFEGFRKQAGINSFVLTAKQWIEKTGARGLISKSGRYGGTYAHKDIAFEFASWVSVEFKLYLIKEFQRLKDEEISAKNLGWNLQRTLAKINYTIHTDAIKENLMPKELSKQQITIVYASEADLLNVALFGKTAAVWRAENPSKDGNIRDYATMEQLVVLSNLESINSVLIRQGMDSSQRILKLNEVAIAQMRSLLSHNSIKRLK